A segment of the Prochlorococcus sp. RS04 genome:
AGTTATACAAATCCTTCCGGAGCATTAGTTCAATACAATTTAGAAAAAAGAAAAGCAGTAAAAGAATGTGATTTAGGTGGGCAGCCTGATAGCGTCTTTGTTTCACCAGACGGAACATTTCTAGCTGTCGCTATAGAAAATGAGAGGGATGAAGAATATAAAAATGGATTTATCCCTCAATTAGATGACAATGGCATTCAAATTAATCCTGCAGGTTATGTTTCTCTTGTGAAGTTAAACAAAAGAGGAAAAATACAATGCAATTCAATAAAAAAAGTTGATTTAACAGGCTTATCCGAAATAGCTCCTTTCGATCCCGAACCAGAATTCGTTGCTATTAATGATCTTGGTGAAACAGTTGTCTCTCTTCAAGAAAACAACCATCTTGCAGTAATTGATAAAGATGGAAATGTAATATCACATTTCTCGGCAGGAGTTGTAAAACAAATGGCAGGAATGGATACAAAGAAAGATGGAGCACATAAATTTAAAAGCAAACTAAAGAATGTAAGAAGAGAACCCGATGGTCTTACTTGGATTGATAATGACCATTTTGCAACAGCAAATGAAGGCGATTACAAGCATATTGATCCAAATCAGGCAAAAAGAGGTGGTTCAAGATCCTGGACTATTTTTAAAAAAGATGGAACAGTAGTTTATGAAGATGCAAATAGACTAGAAAGAGCAATTGCACAAATAGGTCATTTCCAAGATGGGAGAGCAGGTAAAAAGGGAGTAGAACCTGAGTCAGTTACATATTCAAAAATTAATGGGACGCCCTATTTATTTGTTGGTGCTGAACGAGCTGGGATAGTAGCTGTTTACGATATCACAGAACTAAATCAACCTTTGCTTACTCAATTACTTCCATCAGGCATTGGACCAGAGGGATTTGTCGCAATTCCAGAGAGGGGATTAATTGCCTCAGCAAATGAAAAAGACTACAACAAAAAAGAACCTGGTTTATCTTCTCATGTGACTATTTATCAACTACAAGACGCACCTGCTTCATACCCACATTTAACAAATGAAAATGGCCTTGAATTTGTGTCTTGGGGTGCGATAAGCGGAATGGTTGCAGGTGATGATGGTAAAATTTATGCTGTAAATGATGGGACTTTTAAAACCCAACCAAGAATTTATGTTATTGACCCTTCATCTTCACCAGCACTACTAGAAAGAGCTATAGATATAAAGCTAGATGGTAAGACTGCATTATTTATGGATCAAGAAGGTATTACTACTGATGGTAATGGTGGATTTTACATTTCTACTGAAGGAATCAAGAAAAAGCTAAATGAACATCCTCCTGCTATCTACCATGTAAGCTCAGATGGTGAAATTTTAGAGAAGATAACTCCACCACCTTCATATCTTAATTATGCTAAAAATCCTGGTTTTGAAGGCATAACAAGAAACGGCGACATTCTTTATGTTGCTCAACAGAAACCTTGGGGTGATGATACTTTCAATACTACTAAGATCCTTTCCTATAATTTAAAAACTAAACAGTGGGGGGCCGTAAATTATCAATTAGATAGGATCAAAAAAGGCGGTGTTGGAATTTCAGAATTAACTTACCATGAAGGGGCACTTTATGTAATCGAAAGAGATAGTTTCTATGGTAAGAAAGCAAAATTAAAAGCTATATATAAAGTAGATTTAAATGATGTCATTTTCGAAGGTCTTCAGACTAATATTCCTCCAAGACTTTATCCCTTAGTTGAAAAAGAGTTAGTTACTGATCTAAAACCAGTAATGAAATCTACTGGTGGTTTTATCCTTGAAAAGGTTGAAGGTTTAGCAATCACAAACGACGGACAAGCATGGATTTCAACTGACAACGACGGTACTGGAAAGAAATCAACTGGTGAAACTCTTTTCCTAAATATTGGAAAAATCTAGTTAAAACTACTAATTCAAGTCACCTTTTATATAAGGTGGCTTTTTTTTTGCAATTCTTATAATTAAATAAAATCAAGTCATGAAATACCTACTATTTATTGTTTTATTCATCGCTCCAGTAAAAGCTGAAACAAAATATTATTGGCAGGGTGTCAGGCATTATTTAAATCGACCCAAACTAATGATAGAGGCATGCAAAGATATGAGAGAAGAAAATGACATTGGAACATCTGCTTTCGAGAGTATGTACATGCCAACATTACCTGATAGGCTTTGGTTAGCTATTGGCAAAAGAGATTCTTATTGGGCAGATGACTCCAAAGAAGGAAGCATTCTTTTTACAAGAGAAGGGGTTTTGAATTTAAAAAAATTTATTGCAGAAAAATCATGTCCTAATATTTTTTAAATTTTCCCTATAAATCTGTATTAAGACACGGAAAGATAGTTTCAATAATCGCTCCACCATCTTTATGATTAAATGCCTTTATAAAACCTTTATTGTTATTAATTATTTTTTTTGTAATTGAAAGACCTAAACCACTTCCACTTTTCTTAAATTTAGTCCTTGATGGATCCCCACGATAAAAACGAGAAAAAATGTCATTTGATTCATTTTCTTCTAATCCAATACCTTTATCTCTAACTCTTATAACAACAGAGCTATCTCTCTTAAAAATTTCAATTTGTATGCTCTCTTTTGTTGGGGAATAACGAATAGCGTTATCTAAAATATTTATAAATGCTCTTTTTAAATTTTCAATATCCCCAGATATATAATATTTTGTTGGAGAAAATAAATTTATTTTTATATCCTTTTTTTCTGCGAGCGGTTTTATTGTTTGCCAAGATTCCATAATCAAATCTGAAATAGATATTTTTTTGTTTTTATTAAAATCTTCACTACTTTCTAGCTTAGAAAGCTCTAAAGTCTCTTCGGCCATTTTTCTTAATCTTTTTGACTCTTTCTTAAGTCTCTTAACAAGATACCTATCCTTTTTTGATACTACTGATTCAAGTCTTTCCCCAATTAAGATAAGTGATGTAAGAGGGGTTTTCAGTTCATGAGACACATCATTAATTAATTGATTTTGTCGTTTTTTTATCGATTCAATTGATAATTTACTTTCCAATAATATTAAATAATTCTTTTTTCTTCCTCTAACAATATTTACCGAAATGGGTACTCCCGCAATTGTGAAATCAAGGTTGAATGGGAAATCTTTTTTTCTTAAATATAAAATTTTATTACTAAGTACTTCAAGCTCATTAATATCATTAATTGCTTTTCCAATAACATCTTTATATTTGATAATCCTAATAAGAGATAATGCTTTCTGATTGATAAATTTTATTGTCAGATCAGATGATAAGATAATCCACCCTTGCGATGAATAATCTAACCAAGACAACACTTCTTGAGGTCTAATTTTATCAAATGGGAAATCAATAGTTTTTTTATACTTATTTTTATCAACTTCAAATTTTTTTTCTTTTGATTGAGAAAAATGCTTGACTTTTATTTTCCATTTCTGATGTAAAAAAAATAATACTTCTTGTAGTGTTTTCATTTTCATCCAAACTTATAGCCAAAACCTCTAACAGTTTTAAGAAACTTTGGAGCTGAGGGATCTTCCTCTAATTTCTCTCTGAGCCACCTAACATGAACATCTACAGTTTTAGTATCACCAATAAAGTCAATTTCCCATATTTTTTCAAGTATTAAATCCCTTGACCATACTCTTTTTGGATTTTTCATAAATAACTCTAATAATTTAAATTCTTTTGGAGATAATGTTATTTCTCTATCAAAAGAAGTTACCCTACATTCTTCCAAGAACATTTTTATATGATCAAACTCGAGAACAGTTTTTGAGTTTTCTATATATTTTTTATTACGTTTAGATCTTCTTATTAATGCTCTAGATCTAGCAATTAATTCATTTAAACCAAAAGGTTTTGTTAAATAATCATCTGCACCAACCTCTAATCCAAGAACCCTGTCTGATTCATTATCTTTAGCACTCAAAATTAGTATGGGTGTATAGTCTTCATCATTTCTTATTTTTCTACATAACTCTAATCCATTTAGTCCTGGCAACATTAAATCTAGAATTATTAGGTCAACATCTTTTTTAATATCATTATTAATAAAATCTAAGGCACTTAAACCGTCTTTGAAACTTGATACTTTGAAACCTTCGCTGATCAAGGTTTCACTGACAGTAAGCCTAATACTCTTATCATCCTCTACAAGAAGAATTCTTGAGTCTTGCAAACTTTTATGATCTTTAATAGCCATTTAAAGTTCCAACAATTTTATTTTATATAATCAAAATTATTTGATCTAATTATTTCATAATTAATTTACATTGAATTATTATCTTTTTCATTTAATCTTATTTCCTTGTTAATTTTCCCTTAAACCCTTTTATCTATATTTAGATTGTCTCTTTAATCTTCCTCACACAAAATATTAAAGAGACAAATTTATTGAATTTAATAATAGATATTAAAACTAATATCCCATCGAAGTGTAATAATAATCGTCATCTTCATCTATATTTGTTACTACCCATTCTGGCGGAAAATCACCAATTTTTACATATTGATAAAGCTTATCAACATCTGGATCGTAATAAGTATCATTGATTTTTGGATCTTTGACTACTTTGCTCGGATGCATAAAAAAAATTATTTCTACTCTTTTTTCTAGATTATTTAGTTTAAAGCAGCTTTAAATCTCATTTAAATATTTTCATTTGATCTAGTTAACATAGCACTAATTTAACTTGTAATTAATCTTGATTGTTTTAATTACCGATTTTTTCGGATCTTTATTTGGATAACAATTAACAATTCTATATTTACCACCTTTTCTATCTGTCTCAACGAGAGTAAATTGAACAAATTTTTCTTTTTCAACATTTGAAAAATCTTTGACTTCTATTTTGATGATTTCTTCATTTTCACTTTCAATTATTCTGGATTTACCTCCACAAAGACGAACAGCAGTTTCTTTAGTTACATAAAATAATTTTTTTTCATCAGTAATGGATGATTCACCTTTCGTGATCGAAATTTCATCTTTTGTAATAGATAAATCATCTTGGGTAATGGATAATTCATCTTTTGTACTGCAAGAAGTAATAATAAGGATAAATAAAACCAGTAGCTTTTTCATGATTTTTTAGATGATAAATTCACTTGTAATTGCTTTTAATTGTTTTTTATTTAGTTGGGTAAGATAGCTATAAATTTCTTTTCTACATAATCTGTCTTCAACTCTTTTACTTTCAAGAATTGAAAAAGTAATGAAATTAACAAGTTGAATCTTATTCATATTTATTTTTTAAGTGTCTATTGTTAACTTTGAATTAAATTCTTATTAAATAAACTTTTGACTATTAGAAAAAATATTTAATTTAGAAATTTTTTAAACAAATTTATTTTTTACTTAATAACTTCTTAATCCAATAATCTTAATTTATATAAGTCTTTTATATTTTTACGCCTTAAATATTGAAGACAATCATATAAAAAAAATAATAAATGATTATAAAAAATTCACCTTCTCCCAAAAACTCAAATCAAGCCCAAGAAATAGGGCATATCAAATATTCTTATAAAGAAAGTTTTAAAAGAGAAAATAAATCTATTTTGGATGATTCGGAATTTATTGAAAATTACAATAACGCCCTTAAATCACCACAATCAAGAAGATTGTATAAAGATGCAGAGAATGAAATTCATTTGGACTCAATTGAGGCCCATAATATTTTACCTCTAGATAAAATTTCTATTTAAAATTTTATTAAAAACTACTTTTAAAGATTTTTTAAATATATCTTAAATCCGAACTTCTTTTTTTAATGTTAGTTTACTTCTACGTTCATCCAATTTATTTGGACGCATGATATGAGAATAGGGAACGGGATTCTCATTAACTGCATAAGATCATGAATGAGCTCTCTCAAATAAGAGAAAAAATTACAAAAGCCAAGAGGCTTTATGAAGCCCAAATCTTGGCAACTAAAAATGGAGAAGTTACTCCATATAGAAGATCAGTCTTTGAAGAAAGAATTAGGGAAGCACAAAAAGAAATGAGATCGCAAGACACCAAAAAATAAATTCTTTTGTAAAAATCTATTTTGTATCAGCTACATTCTTGAAGAAATCACAGTAAGCCATTAATTCTGATTCGGTTTTAATTTTTAGATTTAAATCATTAATTGCTTTCTTGGTATCAATTCTGTAGCCATACCAATCTAGACAAACTTCTCTCTGCTTTTGGGTTTCAGAAACCTTTTGAGTACCTATTTTGTTTGAGTTACTAGTACAACTCGCAAGGAAAATAGTTGAGAGAGCTAGTAGTGGGAATAGTAGTCTTTTCATTTTTTAATCACAACAACTTTCCGTTGTTGCTGAAGAAGTCCAAGATGATTCTTCCATTGTTGAAAGGTCAACTCTATGAGTTGCCATCAAGTCACCATTAGCTTCCACAAACTTTTGAACATTACCTTCTGGAGCTTGATGAATAACAATAACTTTTTGAGGATCTTCCTTACTTACTCCTCTAAAAAGTGGCTGAATAAGAAATTCAGAATGTCTTTTATCAGCTTCCGCACTATCAAATATTGCTACCCATTCATCGAAAGTGCTTTCAATTTTAAAAGTAAAAACTGAGGTTATGGAACAAGACATAATAAAAATATTATTTGTAGCCATAAAATAAGTCTGTTTAATTAAGGTTTGGTAAATTATCTTTAAACGGAATTAAAATACCTTTTTTTTTAAATTTGAGCCAACCTTTTTTTTCTAGTATTTTTAAATTTCTCGTTACGGTTACTCTTGTTGAAGAAATAGAATTACCGATAATTTTATGGGTAAAATTAAATTCTTTTAAATTTAGATAAATATGTTTATCTTTTTTTAAGCCAATTATTGAGGATAAGTATAAAAGAAATTCTTTTAGTTTTTCTTCTGATTTTTTTATATCCCTTATTAATAAAAGTTTTTCCAATTGATCAATTCTTTTTAGACTTTTTGTTAATAAGTCTGTAGATGAAAAAAATAGCCCTCTTTTAATTGTTTTAATTTCGCAATTTGTCAACGCAATTAATTTAATATTTTCGTAGTTACATAATGTCAAATTTATTACATCATTTTCATTTATTATCCCAACAATATTTTTCTTATTCTTAATTTTTGATTCCATTATTAATATTCCTGATTTGACTTCTAGGATTGTATTGTTGTTAAAGTCTATATTTTGCTTTTCAGGAATTATCATGTTTATTTCTTAAAGTGCTTTCACCCTAAATTTATAAAGTTAAAAATAAATTAAAAATTATTTAATTCCCTGGTCAAATCTGATTAAAAATTGACTAACTCAAAATAAAAAAATTAATCAGAATTTAAACTCTTTTTGGGAAAAAGTTAATCTCTTTAGAGCAAGTTAAACATGGAGAATAAATTCAACACTAATGAGAAATTTTTTAAAGATAGTCTTAGGGCTATCAATAATCAGTGCAAGTATTTCAAGTTGTGGGAACAAATCAAATGATTTAATTGGAGATTTAGATTTATCTGATTGCAATCCAAATAATACTGTTGACAGCAAATATTGTGATCGAGATGGAGATTTTCTCGCAGACCTACCCCTTTCCGAAGATGAATGGATAGATCCTGAAACCATTGTGTTCTCATATACACCTGTTGAAGACCCCTCCGTTTATGCAAAAGTTTGGGAAGATTTTGTAATACATATGTCTAAGGTGACTGGTAAAAAAGTCACTTTCTTACCAGTTCAATCTTATGCTGCTCAAGTTGAGGCAATGAGATCTGGACGTCTTCATGTAGCAGGAATTAATACTGGAAGCAATACAGTGGCAGCAGCATGTGCAGGAGCAGTTCCATTTGGAATGATGGCTAAAAAAGATTTATCTTACGGTTATGAAATGGAAATTATTGTTCCTTCTGATAGTCCAATTAATTCTCCTGCAGATTTAAAAGGTAAAAAAGTTACATTTACATCTAAGACATCTAATTCAGGATTTAAAGCACCATCGGCCATCCTTAAAGGAGAATTTGGTCTTGAGGCAAATAAAGATTTCACCCCAGTCTTTTCTGGCAAGCATCAAAATTCAATAATGGGTGTTGCAAACAAAGATTATGAAGTAGCACCAATTGCTAACTCAGTTCTTACAAGAATGGATGCAAGAGGTGTTGTTGATTCTTCTAAAATAAGAACTATTTATAAATCCCAAACCTTCCCAACGACAGGTTATGCTCATGCTCATAATCTACATCCAGCTGTAGTTGCAAAAGTAAAGCAAGCTTTTTACACCTATAACTGGGATAATTCAACATTAGATAAAGAATTTAAAAAGGCTGATAGATTCATTTCAATAAGTCACAAGCACGATTGGGACGTTATTAGAAAAATAGATAAGGCTAATGGTGTTGTTTATGATTGCAAATAAAAATTTTTAATCATAAATAAAATCAGACTTAATGCTTAAAACAATAAACCTCAAAAAGGTTTATCCAAATGGAGAAGAGGCTCTTAAAGGAATAAACCTAGAAATTCCTAATGGGCAAGTAGTTGCTCTTATCGGTCCTTCAGGTGCTGGTAAAAGTACTTTTATTAGAACAATAAATAGATTAGTTGAGCCCACTTCAGGGAAAGTTTATTTCGCTAATGAAAAAAATGACATTACTTCTTTAAATAAATCTAAATTAAGAAAAATAAGAAGACAAATTGGAATGATTTTCCAGGAATTTGCTTTGGTAGAAAGATTAAGTGTAATGGAAAATGTCCTTTCCGGCAGATTAGGTTACGTAGGATTTTGGAATAGTTTTTTCAGGAAATTTCCTCAAAAAGATATTGAAGAAGCATTCCGTCTGCTTCAAAGAATTGGACTAGAGCATATGCTTGATAAAAGAGCCGATGAATTGTCAGGAGGGCAGAGGCAAAGAGTAGGAATTGCTAGAGCTTTGATACAAAATCCAATGTTACTTTTAGTAGATGAACCTACAGCTAGTTTAGATCCCAAAAATTCCAGGCAAATTATGCGATTAATATGCGAGTTATGTAAGGAAAGAAATCTTGCTGCGATTATAAATATTCATGATGTTTTTCTTGCTAAGAATTTTGCAGAAAGAATAATAGGTTTAAAAGCTGGAGAAATTGTTTACGATGGCAAGCCAAGTGGCTTATCAGAGACAATACTTACAAAAATATATGGAGAAGAAGACTGGTCTAAAACTGTAGCAAATTAGGAATATATTAAATGAATGATAAGAAAGTAATTTGGAAAAGAAAACCGTTAATAAAAAATAGGTTATTAAGAATTGGATTAATTTTGCTAATTAGTACTTACTTATTATCTGTTTTCCTAACTACCGAAATTGATTGGCAAAGAATTCTTGAAGGGATCCCAAGGGGTAAAAATTTTATATTTGCTTTTTTCCCTCCAGATTTTATAACTAGATCTGATGAGATTTTGGCAGGTATTTTTGAAAGTCTATGGATGACTATTGTTGCAACTATTGTGGGGATACTTATTTCTATACCTGTATCCTTAGGGGCGGCTAAAAACATAGCTCCTAAATTTGTTTATTTCTTATCAAGAGGAGTTATCACATTGTCGAGGAGTTTTCAGGAAGTTATCCTAGCAATATTTTTTGTTAAGTTAATGGGTTTTGGACCTTTTGCTGGGATGGTAACTTTGAGTTTATCGACAATAGGGTTTTTCGCTAAATTATTATCTGAAGATATTGAAGACATAAATAAATCCCAAGCTGAAGCAATCAAATCTACCGGCAGCAGTTGGTTTCAATGGGTTAATTATGGTGTCCAGCCTCAAGTTATGCCAAGATTTATTGGATTATCTTTATACAGATTGGATATTAATTTTAGAGAGTCTGCGGTAATTGGAATTGTTGGGGGAGGAGGTATTGGTTCTACCTTAAATACAGCTTTTGATAGATATGAATTTGAGACTGCAGCGGCTGTTCTTATCGTAATTATTTCTATCGTGATGATTGTTGAATATACATCTAGTCATCTCAGGAAATTAATAAAGTAATGCCAATAATAAAACAAAAGGATTACAAAACCTGGAAAAAATTTGATCGAAAAAGAGATTTACAAAACTGGCTTTGTTGGTTCTTAGGTACTTTAATTTTTAGCTTTTGTTTCGGTCTGATTAGTAGTAAAACAATCTGGTTTTATGTATTTGATTCACATAATGAGGCTTTAGATCTTTTAGGTAGGATGTTTCCTCCAGAAACTAATTATTTCTTAAATTTAATAAAACCTATTTGGGATACTTTAAATATCGCGACTATTGGTACAACGATTGGAACTTTAATTGCAATACCATTAGCTTTTTTATCTGCAAACAATACTACCCCAAGTAAAAAGTTTTTAAGACCTTTAGCCTTATTTTGCATAGTTTCAAGCAGATCAATTAATTCAGTAATCTGGGCATTACTTCTTGTTGCAGTTGTCGGTCCCGGAGTCTTGGCTGGCATAATTGCTATCGGATTAAGATCGATTGGATTTTGTGGAAAATTACTTTATGAAGCTATAGAGGAAATTGATGAAAACCAAATTGAAGCTATTGAGGCAACAGGGGCAAATAAAGCACAAATTATGACCTTTGGCATAGTGCCTCAAATTCTCCCAGCATTTACGAGTATTTCTATTTATAGGTGGGATATAAATATTAGAGAAGCAACTGTTGTTGGCTTAGTTGGAGCAGGAGGTATAGGGATAGAATTAGATGCTCAAATAGGAGACTTAGCTTGGGCTAAGGTATCAGTTATTTTATTAGCAATAGTAGTAGCGGTTGTTTTTAGTGAATGGATTACAGCAAAAATAAGGAGATTTATTCTATAGAATAGATTCAATACTATTTTGTTTAATGGAGCTAAATACTTTCTTACTTATCTTATTAGTCATAGCAAATTTTACAAATTTATATCTGACTCATTTCAAAAAAAGAAAAAGTAATAGTTTTTACAATTTAAATCAACCTTTATTTCGCTTAACCTTTTATTAATTTAAAGTTAAAAAAAAGATAATCAAATCAGTATTAAATAGATTTAATTGATTAAATCTTAGTGAATAATAAGCTCTCCTTAAAAAATATTAATGTCAAATATGGAGAGAGCCTAGCTTTAAAATCCATAAACTTAGATATTTATAAAGGTGAATTTGTAGTCCTTCTTGGGTCTTCTGGGGCAGGTAAATCAACTTTGCTAAGAACAATCAATCAATTGAATCCATTAACTTCAGGAGAGTTAGATTTTTTTGATTTAGGAAAAATAAGAAATAAAAAAGATCTTCAGAATTTAAGAAAAAAAACTGGGATGATATTTCAACAACATCAGTTGATTGAGAGAAATACTGTTTTCCAAAATGTTTTAACTGGTCGACTTGGATTTCATTCACTATTTAGAAGCATTTTACCTCTTCCAAAATTTGATCAAGAACTTGCTCTCGATTGCATAGATAGAGTTAGCCTCTTAGACAAAGCGCTTGTAAAAGTAAAAGAATTAAGCGGAGGACAACAACAAAGAGTAGGAATTGCTAGAGCTTTAGCTCAAAATCCTTCGTTGATTTTGGCAGATGAACCAATAGCTAGTCTTGACCCAAAAACTTCCCATCAAGTTTTATCGATGCTGAAAGATATTTGTAAGAAAGATAATATATCCGCATTAACTAGTCTTCACCAAGTTGATTTTGCTAAAGAATATGGAGATAGAATTATTGGCTTAAGTCATGGGAAAATAGTTTTTAATGGTAAATCAGATCAACTTTCAGACGAGATTTTAAAAAATATTTATTCATCTTCACCAATAACAGAAGAAGCAAATTTTACCTCAAATGAAGTGGTAATGGTTTAAAACCACTTCATTAAAAAAACTTAAACAAAAAAATGAAACTTAAATCTCTTTTAAGCGTTTTTACTATTTCTATTGTGGCGCTTACTTCGGCATGCTCTACGAAAAATGCTGGACCAAGTGCTGATCCTGATAAGTTAATTGTTGCATTAATTCCTGATGAAAATGCTGCAACCGTTATCCAAGATAATCAAGGTCTAAAAGATTACTTAACTGAAGCCTTTGATAAGGAAATAGAGTTAGTTGTTACTACTGATTATTCTTCAATGATTGAAGCAGCTAGAAACGATAGGTTGGATTTAGCTTACTTTGGACCTTTATCTTATGTTTTAGCTAAAGCAGTAAGTGATATTGAACCTTTTGCAGCAAGGATCAAAGGAGGAACTAAGACTTATAATTCCTGCATAATTGGAAACACTAAAAAAGGTGTTACTAGTTTTGATGATATCAAGGGTACTACTTTTGCTCTTGGAGATCCAGCTTCAACCTCTAGTAGATTATTCCCTGAGTTAACTCTTGCTGAAAATGGACTTACTAAAGGCAAGGATTTTCAAGGAGTTTTTCTAGGATCACATGATGCTGTTGCCTTAGCAGTTCAAAATGGAAATGCTCAAGCAGGAGGAATGGCATGTCCGATTCTTAAATCCCTAAAGAAGAAAGGAGTTATTGACCCTTCTAAAGTAACAACTATTGCTCAATCTTCTCCCATTCCTCAATATCCATGGACAATGCGTTCAACTTTATCTCCTGAATTAAAAGAAAAAATAAGAGTTACTTTCTTAGATCTAGATAGTGACAAAGTCCTGAAACCTTTTAACGCTGATGGTTTCGCATCTATAACTGATAGTGATTATGACGGTATTAGAAAAGCAGGCAAACTTCTAGGTCTTGATCTTTCTAAGTTTGTTAAGTAAAAAATCACTTTAAAAATGCAAATAAAAAAATTATTAAATGGATAAATTTAAGAGAATTTTAGAGGTCGAAAGGAGGACTTGGAAAAAACAATTTTTCAGGGTTCTCATAATTTTGATATTTGTATTTTCTTCTTTAGCAGTTGTAGGTCTTTTCGATTTTGAAAGGATAAGTACAGGTATTCCGGCAGTTTTAAAATTACTGCCGGAAATGTTTCCTCCTGATTTCTCAAGAGCTGGAACTTGGTTTAAACCTTTAATAGACTCTTTGGCAATGAGTATCGCAGGAACTTCGATTTCTGTTTTTTTATCTTTACTTCTTTGTTTTTTTGCTGCAAGAAATACAACTATAAATCCAATTGTTTACAACTTAGCGACACTAATTTTAAACGTCACAAGAGCTGTTCCTGAATTAATTTTAGGTATTATTCTAGTTGCAATGATTGGCTTTGGTGCTCTACCGGGGACATTGGCATTAGGTCTTCATTCTGTTGGAATGTTAGGTAAATTTTATTCTGAAGCTATTGAGCTTTGTGACAAGGAACCTATAGAAGCAGCTAGAGCTTCTGGCGCAAGTGATCTACAAGTTATTGTGCATAGCATTCTTCCTCAAGTTTTTCCTGCTATGGCTGATGTAACTTTTTATAGATGGGAATACAACTTTAGAGCTTCAATGGTTGTGGGCGCTGTAGGGGCTGGTGGTATAGGTTTAGAGATCATAAGTGCTTTGAGGATAATGGATTATGCTCAAGTATCAGCTTTATTAATAGTAGTTTTAGTCGTAGTAACTGTATTAGATAGCATGAGTAACTATCTCAGGAAATCAGTATCTGAATAATTCTCATTAAATGAAGA
Coding sequences within it:
- the phnC gene encoding phosphonate ABC transporter ATP-binding protein; protein product: MLKTINLKKVYPNGEEALKGINLEIPNGQVVALIGPSGAGKSTFIRTINRLVEPTSGKVYFANEKNDITSLNKSKLRKIRRQIGMIFQEFALVERLSVMENVLSGRLGYVGFWNSFFRKFPQKDIEEAFRLLQRIGLEHMLDKRADELSGGQRQRVGIARALIQNPMLLLVDEPTASLDPKNSRQIMRLICELCKERNLAAIINIHDVFLAKNFAERIIGLKAGEIVYDGKPSGLSETILTKIYGEEDWSKTVAN
- the phnE gene encoding phosphonate ABC transporter, permease protein PhnE, producing MNDKKVIWKRKPLIKNRLLRIGLILLISTYLLSVFLTTEIDWQRILEGIPRGKNFIFAFFPPDFITRSDEILAGIFESLWMTIVATIVGILISIPVSLGAAKNIAPKFVYFLSRGVITLSRSFQEVILAIFFVKLMGFGPFAGMVTLSLSTIGFFAKLLSEDIEDINKSQAEAIKSTGSSWFQWVNYGVQPQVMPRFIGLSLYRLDINFRESAVIGIVGGGGIGSTLNTAFDRYEFETAAAVLIVIISIVMIVEYTSSHLRKLIK
- the phnE gene encoding phosphonate ABC transporter, permease protein PhnE, whose amino-acid sequence is MPIIKQKDYKTWKKFDRKRDLQNWLCWFLGTLIFSFCFGLISSKTIWFYVFDSHNEALDLLGRMFPPETNYFLNLIKPIWDTLNIATIGTTIGTLIAIPLAFLSANNTTPSKKFLRPLALFCIVSSRSINSVIWALLLVAVVGPGVLAGIIAIGLRSIGFCGKLLYEAIEEIDENQIEAIEATGANKAQIMTFGIVPQILPAFTSISIYRWDINIREATVVGLVGAGGIGIELDAQIGDLAWAKVSVILLAIVVAVVFSEWITAKIRRFIL
- the phnC gene encoding phosphonate ABC transporter ATP-binding protein, translated to MNNKLSLKNINVKYGESLALKSINLDIYKGEFVVLLGSSGAGKSTLLRTINQLNPLTSGELDFFDLGKIRNKKDLQNLRKKTGMIFQQHQLIERNTVFQNVLTGRLGFHSLFRSILPLPKFDQELALDCIDRVSLLDKALVKVKELSGGQQQRVGIARALAQNPSLILADEPIASLDPKTSHQVLSMLKDICKKDNISALTSLHQVDFAKEYGDRIIGLSHGKIVFNGKSDQLSDEILKNIYSSSPITEEANFTSNEVVMV
- the phnD gene encoding phosphate/phosphite/phosphonate ABC transporter substrate-binding protein translates to MKLKSLLSVFTISIVALTSACSTKNAGPSADPDKLIVALIPDENAATVIQDNQGLKDYLTEAFDKEIELVVTTDYSSMIEAARNDRLDLAYFGPLSYVLAKAVSDIEPFAARIKGGTKTYNSCIIGNTKKGVTSFDDIKGTTFALGDPASTSSRLFPELTLAENGLTKGKDFQGVFLGSHDAVALAVQNGNAQAGGMACPILKSLKKKGVIDPSKVTTIAQSSPIPQYPWTMRSTLSPELKEKIRVTFLDLDSDKVLKPFNADGFASITDSDYDGIRKAGKLLGLDLSKFVK
- the phnE gene encoding phosphonate ABC transporter, permease protein PhnE, producing the protein MDKFKRILEVERRTWKKQFFRVLIILIFVFSSLAVVGLFDFERISTGIPAVLKLLPEMFPPDFSRAGTWFKPLIDSLAMSIAGTSISVFLSLLLCFFAARNTTINPIVYNLATLILNVTRAVPELILGIILVAMIGFGALPGTLALGLHSVGMLGKFYSEAIELCDKEPIEAARASGASDLQVIVHSILPQVFPAMADVTFYRWEYNFRASMVVGAVGAGGIGLEIISALRIMDYAQVSALLIVVLVVVTVLDSMSNYLRKSVSE